One genomic region from Spirosoma sp. KCTC 42546 encodes:
- a CDS encoding DUF4159 domain-containing protein, which translates to MKPFFFTRIQYTSGDWETDQRMPSNLMHSLVEYTTLPVDQKEKVVQLSSPDLFKSPFCYLSGHKLVEFSAQERDHFKRYVQNGGFVFVDDCNHDVDGLFAKSFEQEMARTFGPKALQKIPNSHPIYTCFFKFPEGPPTTSFELNGWGDDLVHDYLKAIMINGRIGVLYSNKDYGCEWDYDFRNKRFLAEDNTKFGVNIVTYALTA; encoded by the coding sequence TTGAAACCTTTTTTTTTCACCCGAATCCAATACACTTCCGGCGACTGGGAAACCGACCAGCGGATGCCATCGAACCTGATGCACTCGCTGGTAGAGTATACGACACTGCCGGTTGATCAGAAAGAAAAAGTGGTGCAGTTGAGTAGTCCCGACCTGTTCAAAAGCCCATTTTGTTACCTCAGTGGACACAAGCTGGTTGAGTTTTCGGCACAGGAACGCGACCACTTCAAACGCTATGTTCAGAACGGCGGATTCGTCTTTGTAGACGACTGTAACCATGACGTCGACGGGCTATTTGCTAAATCGTTCGAGCAGGAAATGGCCCGTACATTTGGCCCCAAAGCCTTGCAGAAAATACCTAATTCACACCCTATCTATACCTGCTTTTTCAAGTTCCCCGAAGGCCCGCCAACAACCTCATTCGAGCTAAATGGCTGGGGTGATGATCTTGTCCACGACTACCTGAAAGCCATTATGATCAACGGGCGAATCGGCGTTTTGTACAGCAACAAAGATTACGGCTGCGAGTGGGATTACGACTTCCGAAACAAGCGCTTCCTGGCCGAAGACAATACCAAATTTGGAGTCAATATAGTAACATACGCATTGACTGCTTAA
- a CDS encoding TldD/PmbA family protein gives MAIILTEAEAKALLTKVLSYSKADECEVNLLGEERGNLRYARNEVSTSGSLINKNLAVQSAYGKRVGTATIDEFDDASLEKVVRRSEELAKLAPENPEYVGILGPQQYMKSSGFFDSTAKITPDTRATAVDKSLQLSREKNLTAAGFLQDNYGYTAMMNSKGLFAYYPSTSVNFSLTVRTPDGKGSGYVARGYSDYAKLDTAAATRIAIQKAQGSAEARAIEPGKYTVILEPTAAVVLLENIYFNMDARPADEGRSYFSKAGGKSRIGDKIVDERVTIYSDPTNPELPASPWSGDGRPQEKMMWIEKGVVKNLSYERYWAQKQGKKAIPYPNNMIMMGGNSSLEDMIKSTQRGILVTKLWYIREVDPQTILLTGLTRDGTFYIENGKIKHPVKNFRFNESPIIMLNNLESLGKPERVVSTETDRNYLVPPMKIREFTFTSLSDAV, from the coding sequence ATGGCAATCATCCTTACTGAAGCAGAAGCGAAAGCACTGCTCACTAAAGTTCTCAGCTACTCGAAAGCCGACGAGTGCGAGGTGAACCTTCTGGGCGAAGAACGGGGAAATCTCCGGTACGCCCGCAATGAAGTATCGACCAGCGGCTCGCTCATTAATAAAAATTTAGCGGTACAGTCGGCCTATGGCAAACGCGTTGGTACGGCAACCATCGATGAATTCGACGATGCGTCGCTCGAAAAAGTCGTACGTCGATCCGAAGAATTAGCGAAACTAGCTCCCGAAAATCCTGAATACGTGGGCATTCTGGGGCCACAACAATACATGAAATCGAGTGGTTTCTTTGATTCTACGGCCAAAATCACGCCCGATACCCGTGCCACTGCCGTTGATAAAAGTCTGCAACTCTCGCGGGAGAAAAACTTAACAGCTGCTGGATTTTTGCAGGACAATTATGGCTACACCGCCATGATGAACTCCAAGGGGTTGTTTGCTTATTATCCCAGCACAAGCGTCAATTTCTCGTTGACTGTCCGTACGCCCGATGGCAAAGGATCGGGTTATGTAGCGCGTGGATACAGCGATTACGCCAAGCTCGACACAGCAGCTGCAACGCGTATCGCCATCCAGAAAGCACAGGGGTCGGCCGAAGCACGAGCCATAGAACCAGGTAAATACACCGTTATTCTGGAACCTACGGCAGCTGTCGTCTTGCTCGAAAACATCTATTTCAACATGGATGCCCGGCCGGCCGATGAAGGTCGGTCCTATTTCAGCAAGGCAGGTGGCAAATCGCGCATCGGCGACAAGATCGTAGATGAGCGTGTCACCATTTACTCCGACCCTACCAATCCTGAATTACCCGCATCGCCCTGGTCAGGTGATGGTCGTCCGCAGGAGAAAATGATGTGGATTGAAAAAGGAGTTGTCAAAAACCTCTCTTACGAGCGCTATTGGGCACAGAAGCAAGGTAAAAAAGCCATTCCGTATCCGAATAACATGATCATGATGGGCGGCAATTCCTCCCTGGAAGACATGATCAAGAGCACCCAGCGCGGTATTCTCGTCACCAAACTTTGGTACATCCGGGAGGTTGACCCACAAACAATTCTGCTCACGGGCCTCACCCGCGACGGAACGTTCTACATCGAAAACGGCAAGATCAAGCACCCGGTGAAGAACTTCCGTTTCAACGAAAGCCCGATCATCATGCTCAACAACCTCGAATCGTTGGGCAAACCAGAGCGGGTGGTCAGCACCGAAACGGATCGTAACTACCTGGTGCCACCAATGAAAATTCGGGAGTTTACGTTTACCAGTTTGTCCGACGCGGTATAA
- a CDS encoding Uma2 family endonuclease produces MMLESRVADLLEAPDAKLVIERAQAILADEAQRRRAFREWIRDDIKAEFINGEVIMHSPVKRRHLDASKYLENLLQNFVLLNDLGVVDSEKALVGLTRNDYEPDICYWNSETANSFEDDQMEHPAPDLIVEILSKSTTGRDRGVKFEDYAAHGVQEYWIIDPVRKSIEQYQLDEPTMAFASVAVLYINDTLTALTIPGFQIPVQAIFDKQSNLDTLRVLMAKSA; encoded by the coding sequence ATGATGCTCGAATCTCGTGTTGCCGACCTCCTAGAAGCCCCCGATGCCAAACTGGTTATCGAACGGGCGCAGGCTATTTTAGCCGACGAAGCCCAACGTCGTCGGGCTTTTCGAGAATGGATTCGCGATGATATTAAAGCCGAATTCATTAACGGCGAAGTCATTATGCACTCGCCCGTCAAACGTCGGCATCTGGATGCATCTAAATACCTAGAAAATCTGCTTCAAAATTTTGTTCTACTCAATGATTTGGGAGTTGTCGATTCAGAGAAGGCCCTCGTTGGACTAACCCGTAATGATTACGAACCGGATATCTGCTACTGGAATAGCGAAACGGCAAACTCATTCGAGGATGACCAGATGGAGCATCCTGCCCCAGATTTAATCGTTGAAATTCTGTCAAAAAGTACTACTGGACGCGACCGAGGAGTCAAGTTTGAAGATTATGCGGCACATGGGGTTCAGGAATATTGGATCATTGATCCTGTCCGAAAGTCGATTGAACAATATCAGTTGGATGAACCCACAATGGCATTTGCTTCTGTTGCAGTCCTCTATATAAATGACACCCTTACCGCACTGACAATCCCTGGTTTTCAGATCCCAGTTCAAGCAATTTTCGATAAGCAAAGTAACCTCGATACGTTGCGAGTTTTAATGGCAAAATCTGCCTGA
- a CDS encoding GNAT family N-acetyltransferase → MITITQATEQDLPLIRDIAYQTWPTTFGEILSPAQISYMLEMMYSQDALNTQINEKKHVFLIAKNTDTNEYLGYVSYELNYTSKPLTKIHKIYLLPASQGKGVGRLFIDQVGAIALAHQNTRLGLNVNRYNKAIQFYERMGFLIVGTEDIDIGDGFLMEDYVMEKPLIP, encoded by the coding sequence ATGATCACCATTACCCAAGCCACCGAACAAGATTTACCCCTCATTCGCGACATCGCCTACCAGACCTGGCCCACTACATTCGGGGAGATTTTGTCGCCCGCCCAGATTAGTTACATGCTGGAAATGATGTACAGCCAGGATGCACTAAACACTCAGATCAATGAGAAAAAGCACGTGTTTCTTATTGCTAAAAACACCGACACGAATGAGTACCTCGGCTACGTCTCCTACGAGTTAAATTATACGAGCAAACCCCTCACCAAAATCCACAAAATATACCTGCTTCCCGCCAGCCAGGGGAAAGGCGTCGGCCGATTATTTATTGATCAGGTTGGTGCTATTGCGCTAGCCCATCAGAATACCCGCCTGGGCTTAAATGTCAATCGATATAACAAGGCCATTCAATTCTACGAACGAATGGGATTTTTGATAGTTGGTACTGAAGACATCGATATTGGTGATGGCTTCCTAATGGAAGATTATGTGATGGAAAAACCGTTAATTCCTTAG
- a CDS encoding DUF58 domain-containing protein yields the protein MLTTDLIKLNNLQLAGKLVSDESLLGIQASQRSGIGTEFEQFRHYTPGDDPKRIDWKLFAKSNQYLVRESATESNQQIRFVIDLSGSMNYTEAGVSRLQYAKILLASLAYLGNRQSDQISLYSLTEGAIQTLVPAGKQAFLKLVATLEAAQATGPWTSTATSFPEFSRKQSEMLIIASDFLQVDDEWVNLIQKVAGPRREIIIFQILGDQEVDFSIRGFYRFQDLESGKEIELQADAIRDTVRQRAADYLANLEVSLRIPHVRLIRVRLSDPIALILKQFLTS from the coding sequence ATGCTCACAACTGATCTCATCAAGCTCAATAATCTGCAACTGGCTGGAAAATTAGTCAGCGATGAGTCATTATTGGGTATTCAGGCCAGCCAGCGATCGGGTATTGGAACGGAGTTCGAACAATTCCGGCACTATACACCGGGCGACGATCCGAAGCGGATAGACTGGAAATTATTTGCAAAATCGAATCAATACCTGGTTCGTGAATCCGCAACGGAGAGTAACCAGCAGATTCGCTTTGTGATTGATTTGTCGGGCTCAATGAACTACACCGAAGCAGGTGTCAGTCGATTGCAGTACGCTAAAATTCTGCTGGCTTCACTAGCTTATCTGGGCAATCGACAGAGCGATCAGATAAGTCTGTACAGCTTGACCGAGGGCGCTATACAAACGCTGGTTCCGGCGGGGAAGCAGGCTTTTCTCAAGCTTGTCGCAACGCTTGAAGCCGCTCAGGCAACCGGTCCCTGGACAAGTACGGCAACGTCGTTCCCGGAGTTCAGTCGAAAGCAAAGTGAGATGCTCATTATTGCTTCCGACTTCCTTCAAGTGGACGATGAATGGGTCAATCTAATTCAGAAAGTGGCCGGGCCTAGGCGGGAAATCATCATTTTTCAGATTTTAGGCGACCAGGAAGTCGATTTCTCGATCCGTGGATTTTATCGGTTTCAGGATCTTGAATCGGGAAAAGAAATTGAACTACAGGCCGATGCCATTCGGGATACCGTTCGCCAGCGGGCAGCCGATTACCTGGCCAATCTGGAGGTAAGCCTACGAATACCGCATGTTCGGCTTATTCGTGTTCGTTTAAGCGATCCGATCGCATTAATTCTAAAACAGTTTTTGACAAGTTGA
- a CDS encoding transposase: MKGRKRFILVDTMGFLLGVRVVAASISEKAGAMLLIEKIWSQSLLKQLCGKMELVWVDSGYQGDDLYDWVATLTGWIWQVVKRSDDQKGFRILPRRWVVERSFAWLSFNRRLAKDYERLIRNSESNLYIAMLPMMLRRCK, translated from the coding sequence ATTAAAGGCCGGAAGCGATTTATTCTGGTGGACACAATGGGCTTCCTTTTAGGGGTCAGGGTAGTGGCTGCAAGCATCTCTGAAAAAGCGGGGGCAATGCTACTGATTGAAAAGATTTGGTCACAAAGCCTGTTGAAACAACTCTGTGGTAAGATGGAGTTAGTGTGGGTTGATTCGGGCTATCAAGGGGATGATCTATACGATTGGGTAGCTACCTTAACAGGCTGGATCTGGCAGGTCGTCAAGCGTAGCGACGATCAGAAAGGGTTCAGGATATTGCCTCGCCGTTGGGTCGTTGAACGAAGTTTTGCCTGGTTGAGTTTTAACCGTCGGTTAGCCAAAGATTACGAAAGGCTTATCCGAAACAGTGAATCAAACCTTTACATTGCCATGTTGCCGATGATGCTCCGAAGGTGCAAATAA
- a CDS encoding MoxR family ATPase, with protein MESTDLTHYKALVAKLPQLRKEIGKVIIGQEDAIGEVLISLLAGGHCLLEGVPGLAKTLMVKTMSDALAMRFKRIQFTPDLMPGDIVGTEILEDDLETGHKVFVFNQGPIFANVVLADEINRTPPKTQAAMLEAMQEYKVTYGGKNYPLPKPFLIIATQNPIEQAGTYPLPEAQLDRFLLYIKLSYPGELEELNVLKSTTGTARPELKTVLSDEDIIQLQKLTREVHISDELISYINKLVRATRPDGSPSSFVKQWCQWGAGPRAGQALVLCSKARAVLNERFSVIPEDIQSLAYPILRHRIALNFRAEAEGITTDKVIKQLLTELRLA; from the coding sequence TTGGAATCAACAGACTTAACTCACTACAAAGCGCTGGTGGCAAAGTTGCCTCAGCTACGAAAAGAAATTGGAAAGGTCATTATTGGACAGGAAGATGCGATTGGCGAAGTCCTGATCTCGCTTCTGGCAGGTGGTCATTGCCTGCTCGAAGGTGTTCCTGGACTCGCGAAGACACTGATGGTGAAGACCATGTCGGATGCACTGGCCATGCGCTTCAAGCGTATTCAGTTTACTCCTGATCTGATGCCCGGCGATATTGTCGGGACGGAGATTCTGGAAGACGATCTGGAAACGGGTCATAAAGTCTTCGTCTTTAATCAGGGTCCAATCTTTGCCAACGTCGTGCTGGCCGATGAAATCAACCGGACTCCACCTAAAACGCAGGCGGCTATGCTTGAGGCCATGCAGGAGTATAAGGTTACCTACGGCGGCAAAAATTATCCACTGCCGAAGCCGTTCCTGATCATTGCTACGCAAAACCCGATCGAACAGGCGGGTACCTATCCCCTACCCGAAGCCCAGTTAGACCGCTTTCTGCTGTACATCAAACTTAGCTATCCGGGTGAACTTGAGGAATTAAACGTCCTGAAAAGCACGACAGGCACCGCCCGGCCTGAGTTAAAAACGGTACTCTCCGACGAGGATATCATTCAGTTGCAAAAACTGACCCGCGAGGTGCATATCAGCGATGAACTGATTAGCTATATCAATAAGCTTGTGCGGGCTACTCGCCCCGATGGTTCCCCATCATCCTTTGTCAAGCAATGGTGTCAATGGGGAGCTGGCCCTCGTGCCGGGCAGGCCCTGGTATTATGCTCGAAAGCCCGTGCCGTATTAAACGAACGTTTTTCGGTAATTCCCGAAGATATTCAATCGTTGGCTTACCCCATTCTGCGTCACCGCATTGCGCTTAATTTCCGTGCTGAAGCCGAAGGCATTACGACCGATAAGGTGATCAAGCAGTTGTTAACGGAGCTAAGACTGGCGTAA
- a CDS encoding GIY-YIG nuclease family protein, translating into MKFGKTIKIFLIDGDPNGRMSCELSNWTGKAYKIPRVRIKDCSDRSELSKTGIYLLLGRNEIGTEQVYIGEAESVLERLPQHKEKDFWNEAIVFISKDENLNKAHIKYLENRLHSIAKSANRYKIENGNTPTQSAISESDKAEMEEFLENIKLLVNTLGHKVFEEKREAKPETKQPQEVFQINSARGSNALGVPTSEGFVVFKGSRAATNTVPSFPLSTQKLRQDLIEKGVLSVVNDCLEFTDDYIFGSPSTAAAIVMGRNANGLIEWKTSVGRTLKGFEADETAFVTSSITKLEAVVSPL; encoded by the coding sequence ATGAAGTTTGGCAAAACAATTAAAATCTTTCTAATAGATGGCGACCCTAACGGCAGAATGAGTTGTGAGCTTTCCAATTGGACAGGTAAAGCGTATAAGATTCCGCGTGTTCGAATAAAAGATTGTTCTGATAGATCTGAGTTAAGTAAAACTGGTATTTATCTCTTACTTGGTCGTAATGAAATAGGCACTGAACAGGTTTATATAGGTGAAGCAGAATCTGTGTTAGAGCGATTGCCGCAACACAAAGAAAAAGATTTTTGGAATGAGGCTATTGTCTTTATAAGTAAGGATGAAAACCTTAACAAAGCCCATATTAAATATTTAGAGAACAGACTTCACAGCATCGCTAAAAGTGCGAACCGCTATAAAATTGAAAATGGAAATACACCTACTCAGTCTGCTATATCAGAATCAGATAAGGCTGAAATGGAAGAGTTTCTGGAAAATATTAAGCTTTTAGTTAACACACTTGGCCACAAGGTTTTTGAGGAAAAACGAGAAGCAAAACCAGAAACAAAGCAACCACAAGAAGTTTTTCAGATTAACTCCGCACGAGGGTCTAATGCGCTGGGAGTTCCTACATCAGAAGGGTTCGTAGTTTTTAAAGGATCAAGAGCAGCTACCAATACGGTTCCTTCATTTCCTTTGTCTACACAAAAACTTCGACAGGATCTTATCGAAAAAGGTGTGTTATCTGTAGTCAATGATTGTCTTGAGTTTACTGATGATTATATATTTGGTAGCCCGTCAACGGCTGCTGCTATCGTTATGGGGCGAAACGCCAATGGTTTAATTGAATGGAAAACATCAGTTGGACGAACCTTGAAAGGATTTGAAGCAGATGAAACTGCGTTTGTTACCAGTAGTATAACCAAATTAGAAGCCGTAGTTTCCCCTCTCTAA
- a CDS encoding BatA domain-containing protein, whose protein sequence is MPFVEPFFLWGALAVVIPVIIHFWHQKHGKPLPWAATQWLVEKQQQQSRGLQLDNIPLLIIRCLLLILLAILLAQPLLNWFTRPSEVQKIHLVQPNSVVADNFKFELTEAIKKGEKVVWADEHLEKMDDKPYSFQNSTRFDPLRLQTAINQVDAQHNELHLYISNSQALADVPAIMVPARFQLHAIADSASQPRAYLSLKDGKKLFVNRAGKLTNSPSLDPSLKFQSEPIHSGPIKTLVTYRNARESQSVKAALAALTDVYGLDLVIEDKAAPNQVYDWVFTDQLPAKPFPQTFFISSGGRQPTALANVIYTNETLTPQTSGRVEKGQLPEWLGEQLLRHYNIVTNAQPLSQRDLKTVFIPSTKPTTAQHASLQNALLLLFIVLVVLERWLALTKNA, encoded by the coding sequence ATGCCCTTTGTTGAGCCATTTTTTTTGTGGGGTGCGCTGGCCGTTGTCATTCCGGTCATCATTCACTTCTGGCATCAGAAGCATGGCAAGCCGTTGCCCTGGGCGGCTACACAATGGCTCGTTGAAAAGCAGCAGCAACAAAGCAGAGGTCTACAACTCGACAATATTCCCTTACTGATAATCCGGTGTTTACTGCTGATTTTGCTGGCTATTTTACTCGCTCAACCGCTGTTGAACTGGTTTACAAGGCCATCAGAAGTCCAGAAAATTCATTTAGTACAACCCAATTCGGTAGTTGCCGATAACTTCAAGTTTGAACTGACAGAAGCGATCAAGAAAGGCGAAAAAGTTGTGTGGGCAGATGAGCATCTGGAGAAAATGGATGATAAACCGTACAGTTTTCAAAACTCAACTCGGTTTGACCCATTACGTCTGCAAACAGCCATTAATCAGGTCGATGCTCAACATAATGAGCTGCATCTGTACATCAGCAATAGTCAGGCGTTAGCCGATGTCCCGGCCATCATGGTACCCGCCCGGTTTCAGTTACACGCTATAGCTGACTCTGCCAGCCAGCCACGTGCCTATCTGTCCCTAAAAGACGGAAAAAAGCTCTTTGTTAATCGAGCGGGGAAACTAACCAACAGCCCGTCACTGGACCCATCGCTAAAGTTTCAATCGGAACCCATTCATTCGGGACCAATTAAAACGCTGGTCACCTATCGGAACGCACGAGAAAGTCAGAGCGTTAAAGCGGCCCTCGCAGCCTTGACCGATGTCTATGGTCTTGATTTAGTCATTGAGGATAAAGCCGCACCGAATCAGGTGTACGATTGGGTATTCACGGATCAGTTACCCGCAAAGCCATTCCCGCAAACGTTCTTTATTAGTTCGGGCGGTAGGCAACCTACGGCGCTGGCCAACGTCATTTACACGAATGAAACACTGACGCCCCAAACCTCCGGGCGCGTTGAAAAAGGGCAATTGCCAGAATGGCTGGGAGAGCAGTTGCTTAGGCACTATAATATAGTTACCAATGCTCAACCATTGAGCCAGCGTGACCTCAAAACCGTATTCATTCCCTCAACCAAACCAACAACAGCGCAACATGCGAGCCTCCAAAACGCACTTCTTCTGTTGTTTATCGTTTTAGTAGTACTCGAACGCTGGCTTGCCTTGACAAAAAACGCATGA
- a CDS encoding transposase → MPQYKAKQKAPKKYPTELSNQQWKRLKSILPAPKKQTGGPGRNPLDLREVINGILYWMRSGCSWSLLPNDYPNHKSVYHYYNLWSQHGIWEQIHVQLVSKARKKAGRKKRPTAGSIDSQSEPPRQAVKNVAMMLVSLLKAGSDLFWWTQWASF, encoded by the coding sequence ATGCCTCAGTACAAAGCTAAACAGAAAGCCCCTAAAAAGTACCCAACGGAACTGTCTAATCAACAATGGAAACGCTTGAAATCTATTTTGCCAGCCCCTAAAAAACAAACTGGTGGTCCCGGACGCAATCCCTTAGACCTACGTGAAGTAATCAATGGGATTTTGTACTGGATGCGTTCAGGTTGCTCGTGGTCATTGTTGCCCAATGATTATCCTAATCACAAAAGTGTCTATCACTATTACAACCTCTGGAGTCAACATGGAATATGGGAGCAGATCCATGTTCAACTCGTTTCCAAAGCTCGTAAAAAGGCTGGCCGCAAGAAGCGACCTACGGCGGGTTCAATTGATTCGCAAAGCGAACCGCCCAGACAGGCGGTCAAGAACGTGGCTATGATGCTGGTAAGTCTATTAAAGGCCGGAAGCGATTTATTCTGGTGGACACAATGGGCTTCCTTTTAG
- a CDS encoding TldD/PmbA family protein, whose product MNRRDFNQLIGMGTAGILLPKPPAFSRTVSPEALLEPGLDVAVKKRLADAAMNAAKSKGASYADVRIGRYLNQYVITREDKVQNIVNTESYGVGVRVIADGCWGFAAVVDAKSEADTAQAAEKAVAIAKANAKLMKEPVQLAPQKGYGEVSWKAPIKRNAFEVPIKEKVDLLLSVNASALQNGANYVNSVLFMVNEQKYFASTDGTYADQDIHRIWPIFNVTAIDPKSGKFETRNALSAPMGMGYDYLQVNPADKVTGITTRYNKGYDMLEDVTSAAKQARAKHTAKSVEAGKYDLVLDPSHLWLTIHESVGHPLELDRVLGYEANFAGTSFATLDKWQSKNFNYGSKQVNLIADKTQVGSLGAVGYDDEGVGTKKWDLVKDGTLVNYQAIRDQVHIIGEKESQGCCYADSWSSVQFQRMANVSLAAGKTPLSVQDMIKDVKKGIYIIGDGSFSIDQQRYNFQFGGQLFYEIKDGQIAGMLKDVAYQSNTQEFWNSCVAVCDESDYRLGGSFFDGKGQPPQSSAVSHGSSTARFNGVNVINTARKI is encoded by the coding sequence TTGAATCGTCGAGATTTCAACCAACTTATAGGCATGGGAACCGCTGGTATCCTGCTGCCTAAACCGCCCGCCTTTTCCCGTACCGTCAGTCCAGAAGCACTGTTGGAGCCCGGCCTTGATGTAGCTGTAAAGAAACGTCTGGCCGATGCCGCTATGAATGCGGCTAAAAGTAAAGGCGCGAGCTACGCCGATGTCCGCATCGGGCGCTACCTGAATCAATACGTGATCACCCGCGAAGATAAGGTGCAGAATATTGTGAACACCGAATCATACGGGGTTGGGGTTCGTGTCATTGCCGATGGCTGCTGGGGATTTGCCGCTGTAGTAGATGCCAAAAGTGAGGCCGACACGGCCCAGGCTGCTGAAAAAGCCGTAGCGATTGCGAAAGCGAATGCCAAACTCATGAAGGAGCCCGTTCAACTGGCTCCGCAAAAAGGCTATGGCGAAGTAAGCTGGAAAGCGCCGATCAAACGGAACGCCTTTGAAGTACCCATCAAGGAAAAGGTGGATCTACTTCTGTCCGTCAATGCGTCGGCTTTACAAAACGGAGCCAACTATGTAAACTCGGTGCTGTTCATGGTCAATGAGCAGAAGTACTTCGCATCGACCGATGGCACCTACGCCGATCAGGATATTCACCGAATCTGGCCGATTTTCAATGTAACGGCCATTGACCCAAAAAGCGGCAAATTTGAAACGCGGAATGCCCTAAGTGCGCCCATGGGTATGGGTTACGATTATCTGCAAGTGAACCCTGCCGACAAAGTAACGGGCATCACAACCCGCTACAACAAAGGGTATGACATGCTCGAAGATGTGACCTCAGCCGCCAAACAGGCCCGCGCCAAGCATACAGCAAAGTCGGTCGAAGCCGGTAAATACGACCTTGTTTTAGATCCATCTCACCTCTGGCTCACGATTCACGAATCGGTGGGTCACCCGCTGGAGCTTGACCGCGTGCTGGGTTACGAAGCCAATTTTGCCGGAACCAGTTTCGCTACACTGGATAAATGGCAGTCGAAAAACTTCAACTACGGCAGCAAACAAGTGAACCTCATCGCCGATAAAACACAGGTTGGTTCATTAGGTGCCGTTGGCTATGATGACGAAGGCGTCGGTACCAAGAAATGGGATTTAGTGAAAGACGGCACGCTAGTAAACTACCAGGCTATTCGGGATCAGGTGCATATCATCGGTGAAAAAGAATCGCAGGGTTGCTGCTATGCCGATAGCTGGAGTTCAGTGCAGTTCCAGCGGATGGCCAACGTATCATTAGCCGCGGGTAAAACGCCTTTGTCGGTTCAGGATATGATCAAGGATGTCAAAAAAGGCATTTACATCATCGGCGATGGGTCATTCTCGATTGACCAACAACGGTATAACTTCCAGTTCGGTGGCCAGTTGTTCTACGAAATTAAGGATGGTCAAATTGCTGGCATGCTGAAAGACGTAGCTTACCAGTCGAACACCCAGGAATTCTGGAATTCGTGCGTGGCCGTTTGTGACGAGAGCGACTACCGGCTTGGTGGTTCCTTCTTCGATGGCAAGGGCCAACCCCCGCAATCGAGCGCCGTTTCGCACGGTAGCAGCACCGCCCGGTTCAATGGTGTCAATGTGATCAATACAGCACGAAAAATTTAA